The DNA window ATTCTAAAGGCAATGAGCTTGGGAAAGTAAAAGAGATTCATCGAACTAATAAAACCAACAATGTTCTTTCTATCACGGTTGATCGTGGCTTTTTAAAACAGGATTTGGTTGTAGGGGATCATGCGATAGATTCAATTGGTGAGAACATTCGTCTTAATGAAGCTGTTGAAAAATAAAGTGAACCTTGCCTAGAAACATGAATTAGGCAAAGTTCTCAAAAGTAAATCTACCTGGAGGATGATATTATGAGCAAGGGATCTAAATTAGGCGTTATTGCATTTATTGTTGGATTGATCGGAGCTGCAGTTATTGCATTGTTAAATTATACTGCGGTTCCAAAATGGGCAGTTATTGCTCTGGCCGTGTTAGGCGTAGTTGTGGGATTACTTAATGTCAAAGATGATGAGATCAGTCTATTCCTGATTGCTGCATTGGCATTTTTGTTAAGCTTTGGTGCACTCCGCGACGTCGTTACCACATTAGCGTTTGGCTGGCAAGCTATCGCCGTATTCTTTAATCTGATGGTAGTATTCGTAGCTCCTGCTACGGCGATTGTTGCTGTGTTAGCACTGTTTCGCATGGCGAAAAATTAGAGAATTTTTTATTTTTTTATTTTTTTCTGACATCTACTTGTTGATCTGTTCTATTCGTAGTGCCAGTTCAATGTCATTATTTGTTACTTTGTCTCCTGCATCATGGGTTGTTAAGAATAGGGTCACCTTGCTGTACCTATTAATAATTTTTGGATGATGCTTCAATTCTTCTGCTTCAAAACCTACCCGGATCAAAAATGTCATTGCTTCACGAAAGGATAAAAAAATAAACTCTTTAATGAGCTCGTTGTCTTCAGATCTCCATCCAGGAAGCATTGTAAGCGATTGTGAAATTTCAAATTGGGTAAGCGGTTTCATCTTTTTTCTCAAGCAAATGACTTAATAAATCTCTCGATCTCTTTATGTAACCATTCCAAAGAAGGTATCACAAAAAAGAGTGGTTGCTCAAATGAATAATTATAGTCAGTTTCAATAACTTCTTTGATGGTAAACGGTTTAATCACGCAATTCCCACTAAATGCATTCATACAATCTTTGATTCCGCCTAGAAGTCCTGCACCAAATGCTTTCACTCCAGTATGTTCTTGAATCAGTCCATATTCTAAACTATACCAGTAAAGACGATTTAACCACAAAAGTTGTTCTTCCGTTGCTCTACGTGCTGCGTTTCCAATGAGTTTATT is part of the Candidatus Woesearchaeota archaeon genome and encodes:
- a CDS encoding 4a-hydroxytetrahydrobiopterin dehydratase encodes the protein MKPLTQFEISQSLTMLPGWRSEDNELIKEFIFLSFREAMTFLIRVGFEAEELKHHPKIINRYSKVTLFLTTHDAGDKVTNNDIELALRIEQINK